AAGGATCGGGTGTTCCTTGACGAACTTCAGGTAGGTTATGGGATTCATCAAACTCTTGATGACCCCCCAAGCCTCCGTGGGAGGCAAAATGACCGGCTGAGCGCCGTGATCGTGATGGCTCATGGTCTGCCCCCTTATTTCCCGGCCTTGGCCCGCTCTTGAGCGACGGCTTCGGCAACGGCTTGTGTTTTCTCGTCCTCAGCCTTCTTGTCCTTCCACTTGGTGATCTGCCAGATGCCGCCCAAGAGGACCGGCCAGAGGCAGGCCACCAGGGGCACCAGGCCCAAGGCGGAAGAGGTCAGCTGGGGAGCGGGGGTGGTGCCCAGGTCTTCGCGCAGGCCGATCTGGGCAAAAGGCACATTGGAGATATACATCCAGTTAGTCCCGCCCATCTCCTGCTCGCCATAGACGTGCGGCAGGTACTTGCCGGGCACCGCCTTGATGCGGCTCCAGGCTTCCTTCACCAGGTCTTCGCGTTTGCCCCAGACCAGGGCCTCCATGGGGCAGGCGGACACGCAGCCGGGCACCTTGGCCTTGCCGGCTTTAATGTGCGGGTGGCACATGTGGCACTTCTGCACGTAGGGGATCAGCTTGTCGTAGTCGTACGCCGGGACGTCCCACGGGCAGGCGACCATGCAGTAGCGGCAGCCCACGCAGACGGAGCCGTCATATGTAACCGCGCCTTCTGGGTTCTTCTTGAAGGCGTTGACGAAGCACGCCGAGGCGCAAGCAGGCTCCTTGCAGTGCATGCACTGGGCCTTCTTGAACACCGGAGTCTTGCCGCCCAGGGCCTTGGGCTCGAACTTGTTCACAACCGTGTAGGCAGTGTTGTCCGTGCGGGCCTTGGCGTTCATGCCCTTCAAGTCCTCGAACACCTTCGGATCTTTCTTGGGAAGGGTATTCCAGGGCTTGGTGACGTTTTCGGAGTTAATTTTGTTGCAACCGATCTCGCACTGGCGGCAGCCAATGCAGCGGCTGGCGTCAAAAAGGACGCCATAGGAGTTGGGATATCCCTCGAAGGAGTGCCCGCCGGCCGCGTTGGCCTTCCCAGCCAAAGCTGTGGCCGTGGCCGCGCCTGCGAGTCCCAGGAAGTGTCTGCGCTTCATAGGTACCTCGTTATTTCTTGGGCGCGTGGCAGCCCTTGCAGTCGGTGGCCTGGACGGGTTCAACGCCCATGGCCTTGTGGCACTGGATGCACTGGATATGGTACGCGGCCATCAGACCCGGACGGTTCGGCTCGTCCTTGGAGAAAGGCTTGCCGTGGCAGGTGCCGCACTTGGGCGGAGCCATGTCGGCCGGGGTGTGATGGTGGCAGCCCTGGCACAGGGTACCAGGCTGGTCATGGAAGGCCTTGGCCAAGTCGCCCTTGGCGGCGTCCTTCAGATAGTCCACATGGGCCGAGTGGTTGAAAGCAACCGGCACGTACTGCTTGGACAGCACTCCGATATCAACCGTGTCGGGCTGGGCCAGCTTGGCGGCCGGGGCCGGGGAGGCCTTCGGATCCTTGTGGCAGGTGTTGCAGGAAGCATCCTTGGGGCCTGGAGCAATGTTCTGATGGCACCCGGCGCACTGCTTCTTCTGGGTTTCCTTGTAATGGCAGCCCACGCAGGTCAGCTTGGACTGGGCGGAATGCATGGCCGTGGAAAGCTGGACGTTGCCGCCGTCAGGGGACCCCTGACTGGTATGGCAGCTCGAACAGGGTTCCTGGGAGCCGGTATGGTGGCAGGAATCGCAGTTGGACACCGCGGCTTCATGCTTTTTGTGGTTGAACACCGCCTTGGACAGAGGGCCCTGTCCCGGCTTTCCGCCGATGGCGGTACCGCTCATAATGATTTGCGGCGACTGAGCCTTGGCCTGATCCCCTATCCCCACTCCCAGTCCGGCCAGCAGCGCCGAAGCCAGGGAGAGTGACAGAGTCAAAAAACAGACCCTGGCCCATCGTGACCTGGAAACACGTTTCACCATACGCATCCCGTCCTTGCCTCTAAGGTTGAACGCCTGAAACCACGCGACCGGGGAGACCCCACCCCTCCAAGCAGCGTGGCGCTGCAATAAACAGCTGGCCTGTAACGATTTTGACCACGGGACTAGACCACATTCAAGAGATTCGTCAAGCGGTTCGTGAAAGTAGGAACATGCTTGCCCCCTAGCCCCTCGTTGGCAGTTTTCCCGCTGCACCGCAGAGGGCCTCGGCTTTGCGCTTTTCAATGCCGTCCACGCATGGGTGAATTTGAATTTTCCCCCCATGAATACCATACTATTATAGTAGCTTATCCGCACGGGCTCACGGAGAATCTCGTACCGCCTGCGGCTGCCTCCCGGAACTACGCCTGATGCTCATACGATCGGGAAGGTGTGCAACCTAGTTCATCCCCTGTTCGGTTCAACACCGCACGCCCTGCCGGAACCCGAGCTTGTGTCACTTAGGAACAAAAAGGCCCCGCCTCGGTAAGTCCTAAGACTTTCCGAAGCGGGGCGGCGGGGGTGGGGACTCCCCGGCCTTTACGGGATGCTATTTCACTTGATGGCAACCTGCGCAGGAGCGAGGGCCAAAGCTCAGCTTCTTGCTGGCAGGCATCTTTTCATGACACCCCCAGCAGTTCTTGTGGAAGGCCTGCTGCAAGCCGACCTTGCTCTTGGGCTTGGCTCCGGCGTGGCAGGCCGCGCAGGAGGTCTCGTCACCCTCTGTCCAAAGGTTCTTGCCGGGTTGCTTGGGATCATACTTGTGGTGGCAATCGGTGCATGCGTAGCCATCGGCCACATGCTTTTCGTGGGTAAAGGTCACGGCACCGCGCTGCTTGCCGCCCGCGTAGGCCTTGACGTTGTTCAAGTTCATTTTCGCATCCTGGGCCTGGCCGGTCAGCGCGAAGGCGCACAGGACAAGGGCCGCGAACACGGCGGCGAGAAGTTTTGTGCGGCGCATTACTCGTCCTCCTCTCCTTCGGGCTTCATGTGGGGCGGAAGGTCCATCAGTTCGCAGATGAGTTCCTTGAACGACATCACCTTGATACCCAGATCGTATTCCTTGTTCAGGTCGTTAATCTGGTCGGTGCAGTTGTGGCAGGGCACCAGCACGAACTTGGCGCCGGTCTTCTGGATCTGCTCGGCCTTGACCTTGCCCGCGACCATGCGAGTCTTCTTGTAGTCGGCTCCCATGGGGATGAAACCGCCGCCGCCGCAGCAACAGTGGCTCCATTCGGCGTGGGGTTCCATGGGAATGTAGTTCTCGCAGAGCATGTCCATGAGCGCCTCGCCCGCCGGCCCCAGATCGCCCGAGCGCGACAGATTGCAGGGGTGCTGGTAGGTGATGGCCTCCTTGAACTTGTGCTTGAGCTTGATGCGGCCGTCCTTCATGTAGTCGTGGAAAAGCTGCACGGCGTGGGTGACCTCCACCGGTGCCTTGCCGCCGGGCTGCTTGGTCCAGTAGGGGCCCTCGTACTTGGCGGCGCGGTAAGCGTGACCGCACTCGGTGATGCAGATCTTCTTGGCCCTGAGCTTCTGGGCCGCGTCGTACACTGACTGGGTCACCATGCCGGCAACCCTAAGGTTACCCGAGAACATGGAGAGGTTGGTGGCTTCCCAGCCGTGGCTTGGCAGGGTCCAGTTTTCACCGGCCGCATGCATGACCATGGCCGCTTCCTGAATGTCTTGCGGGTAGTACTTGGGTTCGCGGGAGTTCACCACGAACATGATCTCCGCATCTTCCTTGTCGATAGGAATTTCCAGGTCCTTCAGGCGGTCCTGACCTTCCTCCGCCATCCATTCGCAGGTCTCCACGAACTCCTCGTCCGGGATGGACATCTGGTTGCCGAACTCCTCATAGCTCTGGTCGATGGTCATCAGGCGATCCGGGCAGACCTCCTGAGTGCGCATGCACTGACGCGCCACGTTGATCATCACCGCAATCTCGATGCCGAAGGGGCAGTACTGGGAGCACCGGCGGCACATTGTGCAGCGGGCCCAAGCTATTTCCTTCATCTCCTCGAGTTGGGCGCGGGTCACGTTGCCTTTGTTCTTTATGAGTTCTCCAAGGGTCTTGCGAGCCTTGTACTGGGGCATGAACTCGGGGGCATTCTCATTGGCGAGGTAAAAGAAGCAGGATTCGGAACACAAACCGCACGAGGTGCAGGTCTTCAGCCATGCGCGCAGACGAGCGGTGTCGTTGCGCTCGATGACCGCCATGATCTCTTCGGCATTGACGGGCTTTTGATCGGACATATGGTGCCTCCTACCAGGTCTTGGTGCCGCGGCGGGCAAACTCGCTGCCGATGAAGGCGCGCGTCATGAAGAAGAGGAACACGTGGGCCAGCTTGGTGAAAGGGATGCAGATAAGCATCAAACATCCCGAGAACACATGCAAGAGGAGCATGGTGTCTGGGTCGAGCAGCATCTTATGGGCGCTCAAGTACCCCGTGAGAAACGGGAGCACAGTGATGCACCAGACAACGATATCCTTGGGCTCGGTGACAATGCGTACCTGGGGCACCACGAACCGGCGGATCAGCAGGAACAGAGCGGCGGCCAGAAACACCAGGGTCATTTTGTCCGCAACGCCGTCCGGCAGACTCGGCCAGCCGATGCCTCTGTTGAATTCGAGCGTGACCGCATGGCCGAGCGCGAAAAGCGGCACGATAATCAGGCAGATGTGGAAGGCAAAGGTCCCCAGGGTCAAACCGGGGTGCTCCCGCCAGCTCCGCGAGCCAAAGGGCATGAGCCACGCCCAGATCGAGCCGGCAGCCGCCCCGGGGTTGTAGTGGTCGTAGAAGACCTTGTCCGTCCTGCGCGACATTTTGTAGAGTGATACAATCTGCCAAAGGCTGCCGAAGACCAGGACGGCAAAGGCTATCCATACCAATGGACCGTTCACGAATGCGTACATGGCGTCTCCTTTAGAAGTGATGGTCCCACGTCACCTGCCGGACGCCACTCGGCAGCCGGCCGCCAACAAGCCTCCGCCCGATCCCGGGCGGCTTAGTCACGTCTTCGATGAGTTTAGGAGCGAGGTCCCGGCAAGCAAGAGAAAGCCCTTGCCGCAGGCGGAAACGATCACGCAGGCCGTTCACGCAGCAGCTTTGGCGCTTGCGCAAGGCCGCGTAGCAAAACCATAAGTCCGACCGGTTCTGGAATCGGCACAGACTTACGCCCCCACCCCTCTCATCATCCACATCAGCAAACTTTTCACAAAGTGCTCGTCGCCGATGCACACACCCTGAGCAGTGGAAAAGCCGGGTTGTAAACGATTTGCGTCTACTCAACACCGGACAACGCATAGTCTTTTTAACTCAGGTATATGCGAACTAAACCTACCGGGTACAACTGTCAAGCGTGTACTTCTCTACCATTTGGGGCTGATTGCCGCAGTGATTCTGCATGAGAATATACCAAAACAGGAGGAATTAACCTGCCACTACAGTGCCTCAGCTAGGCTTGTGATGGAATTAACAAGAAAGACATCACCTTTCCAAACGGGCTTGACAGGAGCTCCTCCTTTTAAGGACGAGCTCCTGTTTTCACGGAAATGATGAATCAATGATTGGAAAAGGCAGGCGGGAAGAAAAAACTGGGAAGACCGGCTCTCTCGAACCTACTCGGGTTTGCCGTTCTCGCAGGCACCCATGGGGCCATCGCTGGAGTTCTTGAGGAGCTCCTCCAAGGTCATGGAGTCGAGGCGCTCGAGCAAAGCCTTGCTCACTTCCTGCCAGAGCTTGCTGGTTGCACAGGTTTTGAGCCTGGGGCAGCTGGTCCGCTCGGTCCAGCAAGTGACGAGGTTCAAATCTCCTTCCAGGGCCCGTACGATTTCGCCCATGGAGATATCCGCAGGAGGCTTGGCCAGCAGATGCCCGCCCTTGGACCCGCGCATGCTGCGGATAAGACCGGCTTTCTTGAGAATCCTGGACAACTTTTCCAGATACTTAACCGAAATACCCTGGCGCTGGGCAATCTCGCTGACCCGTACAGGGCCGTTTCCGCCGTTCTCGGCTAGGTCCAGGAGCATTCGGGTGCCATAGCGGCTTCGGGTGGTCAACTTCATCGGACGTGTCCTTCTTCTCTGCCGGTGCTGAGCTGCTTTCGATGGGCGAAATGTTTCAAAACCTTAGCTGGAGTCTAACGCGCTGACAAGTCGTATAAATTCCTAAAACCA
The sequence above is drawn from the Desulfovibrio sp. genome and encodes:
- a CDS encoding cytochrome c3 family protein, which translates into the protein MRRTKLLAAVFAALVLCAFALTGQAQDAKMNLNNVKAYAGGKQRGAVTFTHEKHVADGYACTDCHHKYDPKQPGKNLWTEGDETSCAACHAGAKPKSKVGLQQAFHKNCWGCHEKMPASKKLSFGPRSCAGCHQVK
- a CDS encoding (Fe-S)-binding protein, producing the protein MSDQKPVNAEEIMAVIERNDTARLRAWLKTCTSCGLCSESCFFYLANENAPEFMPQYKARKTLGELIKNKGNVTRAQLEEMKEIAWARCTMCRRCSQYCPFGIEIAVMINVARQCMRTQEVCPDRLMTIDQSYEEFGNQMSIPDEEFVETCEWMAEEGQDRLKDLEIPIDKEDAEIMFVVNSREPKYYPQDIQEAAMVMHAAGENWTLPSHGWEATNLSMFSGNLRVAGMVTQSVYDAAQKLRAKKICITECGHAYRAAKYEGPYWTKQPGGKAPVEVTHAVQLFHDYMKDGRIKLKHKFKEAITYQHPCNLSRSGDLGPAGEALMDMLCENYIPMEPHAEWSHCCCGGGGFIPMGADYKKTRMVAGKVKAEQIQKTGAKFVLVPCHNCTDQINDLNKEYDLGIKVMSFKELICELMDLPPHMKPEGEEDE
- a CDS encoding Rrf2 family transcriptional regulator, yielding MKLTTRSRYGTRMLLDLAENGGNGPVRVSEIAQRQGISVKYLEKLSRILKKAGLIRSMRGSKGGHLLAKPPADISMGEIVRALEGDLNLVTCWTERTSCPRLKTCATSKLWQEVSKALLERLDSMTLEELLKNSSDGPMGACENGKPE
- a CDS encoding 4Fe-4S dicluster domain-containing protein; this encodes MKRRHFLGLAGAATATALAGKANAAGGHSFEGYPNSYGVLFDASRCIGCRQCEIGCNKINSENVTKPWNTLPKKDPKVFEDLKGMNAKARTDNTAYTVVNKFEPKALGGKTPVFKKAQCMHCKEPACASACFVNAFKKNPEGAVTYDGSVCVGCRYCMVACPWDVPAYDYDKLIPYVQKCHMCHPHIKAGKAKVPGCVSACPMEALVWGKREDLVKEAWSRIKAVPGKYLPHVYGEQEMGGTNWMYISNVPFAQIGLREDLGTTPAPQLTSSALGLVPLVACLWPVLLGGIWQITKWKDKKAEDEKTQAVAEAVAQERAKAGK